One window of Botrimarina mediterranea genomic DNA carries:
- a CDS encoding OadG family protein yields MQLNAQAGVLFAENLSGVRAIIDGNGIAITITGLLIVFAALAAISLFIAALPRLLSALGPYLPEIESHHDLPSGKGAATKSSRDDDIDPRLVAAIGWAVHATRQSDR; encoded by the coding sequence ATGCAGCTGAACGCCCAAGCCGGGGTTCTCTTCGCAGAGAATCTGTCCGGGGTCCGAGCGATCATCGATGGGAATGGAATTGCGATCACGATCACCGGTCTGCTGATCGTTTTTGCGGCGCTAGCGGCGATCAGCCTGTTCATTGCCGCTCTGCCGAGGTTACTCAGCGCGCTCGGGCCCTACCTTCCCGAGATCGAATCGCACCACGACCTGCCATCTGGCAAGGGCGCCGCGACAAAGTCCTCACGTGACGATGACATCGATCCGCGACTCGTTGCGGCAATCGGATGGGCCGTTCATGCGACCCGGCAATCGGACCGATAG